The DNA segment GGCATTTATCTCCTTCGTGAAGTTCTTTTTCAAGTTCATGTATAAAATAATTTTTTCTATCAGCAGTATAAGTTTTTTCAGCATTTTCAAGTTCATAAAGTTTTTCTTTTTTTTCAGCAATAGAGTTGTTTAAAAGTTTTATATCTGAAGTAATTTTTTCCCATTCTTTTTTTCTTAATTCAAGATTTTTTAATATATTTTCTTTTTCAATAAGACTTTTTTCTATATTTATAATTTCATCTTGAGAAATTTCTTTTATTGATTCTTTTTCTGATTCTAATTTTTTTATAATAATTTTAAGTTCTTCTGTTTTATCTGAAATATTTTTTTTATCTTTATTTAAAATTTCTAGTTCAGAATTTAAAGTATTAATTTTTTCATTAAGTTCTTTTCTCCTCAAAGAATTTCTATATTCATCAGAAACTTTTAGTATCTCTTCTTGAGAAATATGATTTTCTTCTTTTTCTTTTTCAAGAATAGATTCCTCTTTTTCAAGATTAGAATACAGAATTTTTTCTTTTTCAAGCATCATTTTTCCTTGCTCAAATTTATTATTATCTTCACTTATTTCATCATTAAGAATTTTTAGATTTTCTTCATAATCATTTTTTTTATGAATTTTTTCTATAACAGGGATAAATTTTTCAGCCATATTTTTTTTGATTTCAAGATTTTTAATATATTCAGCTTGGTTATCAAGTTTATTTTTTTGTATATTTAATTCAGAAAGTTTTATTTCAAGTCTTTTAGTTTCTTCCATATCCTGAAGACTAGCTTTTATCGTTTTTTCTTCTTGTTTTAATTTAATATTCTCTTTTTTTAAGTTTTCAAGTTCTATAGTTTTATTTTTAAGTTCATCTTGATTAAAACCTATGGCAGTTAGTTCAATATTTAAATTTTTTAATTTTGCTTCAAGCTCATATTTATGGGCATTTGCTTTTTTTGAGAGCATTTCTCCGTATTTTTCAAGATTAAAGATTCTTTCAAGCATATCTCTTTTTTCATTTCCACTTAATTTTAAAAATTGGCTGAAATTTCCTTGAGGAAGGACAACTGATCTTGTAAAATCTTCAAGTGTAAGTCCAAGAATATTTTCTTTAACTTCACGATATATATCTTTATAATTCTCTGCCAGTTTAATTTCTTGATTGTTATCTATTTTAAATAAAATGGCAGTTTTTGTGACTTTTCCACTTTTTTTCCCTATCTTATAGTTTCTTTCAACTCTGTAAATATTTTCTCCCACTTTAAATTTAAAATTTACTTTTGCTTGATCAGAATTTTTATTTATAGCTTCTGCATCAAAAAAATCTCTGTTTTCATTGTCTTTATTTGTTTTAAATCTTATTATATTTCCATAAAGTGCAAGAGTCATTCCATCAATTATTGTAGATTTTCCACTTCCAGTAGGTCCGAAAATCCCAAATAATCCGTCTCTTCCTATTTTTTCAAAATCTATTTCTTGTTTTTCCTGAAAACTTTGAAGTCCTTCTATGCTTAAAAATAAAGGTTTCATTATACTTCTTCTCCTTTAGTATTTTCTTCTTCTGTAATAAGTTTTTCAAAAAGATTAAGAATTTCTTTGCTTGGTTCTATTTCAGCATTATTCTTTGAAAATTTATAGTATTTTATAAATGCTTCTTCTATATTTTTTTCCATAGAGTCATCAAGAATTTCTTCTGATTCATAGGAGCTTCCTTTAAGTTTAAGATAAATATCTACAACATTTTTATTTTCCTTTATTTTTTTTACTTCTCCTGCCACAAGAGTTTTATCAGATTCAATTTCAAGATAAATCCATTCGTTGCTTTTTGATTTTTGCTGAGACAACTCAATAGCCTCTTCAATACTTTTGCAAATATATCTGTTTATCGGCTTATAATTAGTGATGTCAATTTCGTTAAATTTTAAATTTTCTCTTTCTACATCTGCAATTATTATTTTTTTGCTGTATCTATTTTCTGAAACACGGTATTCTATAGGAGAGCCACTGTAAAAAGCATTGTATTTTAAAAATTTCATAGGTTTATGAATGTGTCCAAGAGCGGTATAGTCGCTATTTGGTAAATCTGAAAGTTTCACTGTGTAAGCTCCTCCAAATTCAAGTCCATTTTCGCTTTCGTCAACCTCATTGTTTGATACAAAAATATGTCCCAAAGCAATATATGGAATTTTTTTGTTCCAATTTTTTTCTTTAAATTTATAAATATATTTTATTTTTTCACTGTATGTCATAGAAGTAATATCAATTTCTTCATTATTGTTTTCTGAAAAGTTTTTTACTATAGTTTCAGCTTCAATTTCACTTATGTAAGGAAGAAAAGAAATAAAAGCTTTTTTCCCATTTGTTTCAATTTCAAAACTTCCCTCATAAGAATTTGAAATAATGGCAGTTCCATATTGTCCCTGATCTAAAATTTCAGATGGAGACTCAAGAATTATAACCCCATAATCTCTTTCAATATTTCTTGTAACAGTAAGTCTTTTTCCACTGTCGTGATTTCCTGCTATAAAAATAGCAGTACATTTGTTTAAATTTCCAAGTTTTTTAATGAAGTCATAGTAAAGTCTTTCAGCTTCAATTGGAGGATTTGGACTGTCGTAAATATCTCCTGCTGTTATAAGCAGATCAATATTATTATTTTCTATTATATTTAATAAGTCAGAAAGAAATTTTCTTTGTTCGTCAATTCTTTCATAACCATCAAGTTTTTTTCCAAGATGCCAGTCTGATGTATGAAGTATTTTCATATTATATTCTCCTAAAAAATTATTGATAATATTATTATATCATGTTTTTTTACCCTTAAACAGTTGCGAATTTTTAATAAACACTATTGCTTATAAAAATTATTTATGCTATATTTATATTACAAATGTATATTGTTTGGCTGCTAGGGGAGCTTTTTGCTGAGATTTTACCCTTAGAACCTGCTTCTGGATAATACCAGCGAAGGGAAGTGGCAAAAAGTTGTTTTTTTTATGTCATTTTCGTTTTAGAAAATGACTTTTTTTTATTCTTGAAATAATTGTATTAATACAATTATCTTTTAAAAGCTTTGAAAATTTTCTACAGGATAGTATACTTATATTGTGGAAAGGCAAAAATAAAAGCTTAAAGATAAACTGTATGATATGATTTTTCTAAGATACTTAAGGAGGAATTTATATGTTTACAGATGAACTTTACGAAAGTGTAAAGGATCTTTGGACAAGTTTTTATTCTCATCCATTTGTAGATGGTATAGGAAGTGGAAAACTTGACAAAGAAAAATTTAAGTTTTACATGATTCAAGACTATCTTTATCTGCTTGATTATGCTAAGGTTTATTCTCTTGGTGTTGTAAAAAGTACAGATGAAGAAACAATGGCAAAATTTTCAAGCCTTGCTGATGGGATCTTAAATACTGAGATGTCTATTCACAGAAATTATATGAAAAAACTGGGAATAACAAATGAAGAAATAGAAAATACAAAGATGTCTCTTCATAATGCTTCATACACTCATTATATGCTTGCAGTTTCTTATGCAGGTGGAGTTCCTGAAATTGCAGTTTCTTTACTTTCATGTTTATGGAGCTATGAGTTTATAGGAAAACATCTTTACAACAAATATGGAATACAAGACAATTTCTATGCTGACTGGATTAAAGGATACATTTCTGAAGAGTATCATGAAATGAATGAATGGCTTCTAGAACTTGTAAACAAATATTCAGAAAATCTTTCAAAAAGAGAGAAAGAAAAACTTACAGAAATTTTTGTAAATACAAGCAGATATGAGGGATTGTTCTGGGATATGGCTTATAAAGGAGAAATGTAGATGAAAGTTTTGGAACTGGAAGATATTTCTTTTTCATATGATGGAGGAATTCCTCTTTTAAAAGATATATCTTTCTCATTGGAAAAAAATGAATTTCTGTCAATAGTCGGAAGCAGCGGCTGTGGGAAATCAACTATTATAAAACTTATAGCAGGAATAGAGAAGGCTGACAAAGGAATAATCAAAGGACTTTCAACAGGATATATGCCTCAAAGAGACCTGCTTCTTCCATGGAGAACAGTTCTTGAAAATATTATGCTTCCTGTTGAACTTAATAAAAAAAACAGAGAAGAAGGGAAAAAGAAAGCAGTAACTTACTTAAAAAAACTTCATCTTGATGAATATCAGGATAAGCTTCCTCAGGAACTTTCAGGGGGAATGAGACAGAGAGTTTCTTTTTTAAGAACTCTTCTTACAGAAGCTGATATTCTTCTTCTTGATGAACCTTTCAGTGCTCTTGATGCAATAACAAAAGAGTATCTTCAAAAATGGCTTCTTGATACTCTTAAAGAGTTTGACAAAAGTATAATATTTATAACACATGATATAAATGAAGCTCTCTTCCTTTCAGATAGGATTCTTGTCTGCAAAGATAAACCTCTTGATTCTTTTGCTGAATTTGTAGTTCCAAAAGATAAAGAAAATAATGTTGAAAAAATAGCAGAAATGAAAAAAGAGATTTTACATATTATAAGAGGTGACAACTAATGAAGAGACCTTCCCCAGCTTTAATGTCAACAATTATATTTTTTCTGATTTGGGAAATCGGAGCAAGATATTTAGGAATGCTTTTTATACTTCCATGGCCTACAGCTATTTTGAAAAAGATATGGGATTTAAGAGTACCTCTTTTTAAATATCATCTTCCAGCTACACTGGAAATAGCAGTAATTTCAATCCTTCTTTCTTTAATATTGGGAGCTTTTCTTGCAATTATTATGGACAGAAGCCAATATATAGAAGAATGTATTTATCCTATTATAGTAACAACACAGACTATACCAATAACAGCACTTGCACCTATATTTATTTTGTGGTTTGGATATACAATATGGAGTAAAATTTTAGTTTCAGTTATAATAGCTTTTTTCCCTGTGACAATAACTCTTCACGACGGATTAAAGGCTACAAAGCAGGATTACATAGAACTTTTTAAAAGTATGAATGCTTCAGACTGGGATATTTTTATGAAATTAAAAGTACCTTCAAGCATACCTTATTTTTTCTCTTCTTTAAAAATAGCAATTCCTCTTGTACTTATAGGAGCAGCTATAGGAGAATGGCTTGGAGCAAATGCAGGGCTTGGATATTTCAGCAAAAGAATGATGACACAGCTTGACGGAGCAGGTGTATTTGCACCTATAGTTCTTATCTCTGTTATTGCCATTATTTTTGTACAGCTGATTACTATCATAGAAAAGAAAATACTTGTGTGGAGGAAGGATTAATTATGGAAAGACTTATGAGATTGAAAGTTCTGTTTGTATCACTTTTAGCTTTTGTTTTCTTAGTAGGATGTACATCTGAAAAAGAGCCAGTAAAAGAAGAGAAACCTCTTGAGACTGTAGATGTTGTTCTTGATTGGTATCCAAATGCTCTTTACAGTTTTATTTATGTTGCTATGGAAAAAGGATATTTTGAAGAAGAAGGAATAAAAGTAAATATACATTTTCCTGCAAATGCTTCAGATCCATTAGCTCTTACAGCAGCTAAAAAAGCTGACATAGGATTTTATTTCCTTCATCATCTTGTAATGGCAAGAGCAAATGAGAATATTCCTGTAAAAGCAATAGGGGTTGTAGTAAAAAAACCACTTACAGTTGTTATGTCTCTTAAAGAAAACAATATTACAAGACCAAAAGATTTAGAAGGAAAACTTGTAGGATATTCAGGAGGACCTTTAACAGAAGGGACTTTGGATACAATGGTTTTAAAAGATGGAGGAGATCCTTCTAAAGTTGAAGTTTTAGATATAGGATTTGAACTTCTTACTGGAATGATAACTAAAAAGGTTGATGCAACAATAGGAGGACTTATCAATCACGAAGTCCCTGTAATGCTTGAAAAAGGATTTGAAATTAATTATTTCTATCCAAGTGAGTATGGAGTTCCTGATTATTATGAAAATCTTCTTGTTGCCAATGATGAGCTTATAGAAGAAAGAAAAGATGTTTATACAAAATTTTTAAAAGCCTGTGCAAGAGGAGCAGAGGATATGAAAAACAATCCTGAAGAATCTCTTGATATACTTCTTTCAAAACAGGCAGCAGAACAGTTCCCTTTAAGCAGAAGTGTAGAAAAACAAAGTACAGATATACTTTTATCTTTTATGTTTAACGGAGACACTCCTTTCTTGTATCAAGAGAAGGAAGTGTGGGAAAAAAATATAGACTGGCTTTATGACCAGAAAATTATAAAAAGAAAAATAGATGCAGAGGAGATGTTTGTAAATCTTTTGCCTCTTAATGAGTGAGAAAACGGAGGAAATAATAAAAAATGACTTTTAAAAAAATAAAATATGCAGTGCTTATGCTTTTAATGTTAATCATTGTAGGTTGTGGTGGAACAAAAGAAAAAGCTGAGAAAAAACTTGATACAGTAGATGTTGTTCTTGACTGGTATCCAAATGCAATTCATTGTTTCTTATATAATGCTATTGAAAAAGGATATTTTGAAGAAGAGGGAATAAAAGTAAATATACATTTTCCATCAAATGCTTCAGATCCAATGGCTCTTCCAGCAGCTAAAAAAGCTGATATAGGTATATATTATCTTCATCATCTTGTAATGGCAAGAGCAAATGAAAATATTCCTATAACTTCAATAGGAGCTATTACTCAGAAACCTTTAAATGTTATTATTGCTCTTAAAGAAAATAATATTAAAAGAGCTAAAGATTTAGAAAGAAAAACTATAGGATATTCTGGTGGACCTCTTAGTGAAGAAAGTTTAAAAGCTATGGTTGAATATGACGGAGGAGATGCATCTAAAGTAAAAGTAATAGATGTAGGATTTGAACTTCTTACTTCAATGATAACTAAACAGGTTGATGCAACAATAGGAGGACTTGTAAATCACGAAGTTCCTGTTATGGAAGAGAAAGGACTTCCTGTAGATTATTTTTATTGTACAGAATATGGAATGCCTAACTACTATGAAGAACTTTTTGTTGCTAATGATGATTTAATAAAAGAAAGAAAAGATGTATATGTAAGATTTTTAAAAGCAGCTAATAAAGGATTTAATGATATGATGAATAATCCTGAAGAATCTTTAGATATCCTTCTTGCAAAACAAGAAGCAGATCAGTTCCCTTTAAGTAGAAATGTTGAAACACAAAGTATAAATATTCTTCTTCCTATAATGAAAGAAGAGGGAGTACCATTCTTACATCAAGATGCAGAAGTGTGGCAAGAAAATATAAATTGGTTATACGATCATAAAATTATAGATAAAAAAGTAGATGCTAATGAGATGTTTATAAATCTTTATGAAGAAAAATAAAAAATAATTTTTAAGTAAAAATGAGCAGGAAATAATTCTTTAAAAAAGTATTGTTTCCTGTTTTTTTATTTTTATATATTTTTCAGAAATAATACAAAATCACGAAAATATCCTTTTGGGAATGAAAATAGTTAGGCAGTTTACTATTTTTTTGGTAAAATATGAAGATGAATATTAAATATTTATTTTACATTTTGGAGAGAACGGAGGAAATAAAATAATGTTGGACAACAAAACAAAGGGAATAATTTTTATGCTTATATCGTCGTTAGGATTTAGTTTTATGGCAGTAAGCATTAAATATGTAGGTGATATTCCCCTTTTTGAAAAAATATTTTTCAGAAATTTAGTAAGTCTTTTTGTTGCCCTTTGGGGTTTAAGAAAAGTTGGAAATTTTAGTGTGCTTTTGGGACAGAAAGGAAACAGAGGCTATCTTATAGGAAGAGCAGTAGCAGGTCTTTTAGGGGTGGTGGCAAATTTTTATGCAATAGCCTATCTTCCTCTTGCAAATGCAAATATTCTTAATAAACTTTCACCATTTGTAGTACTTTTTTTATCTGCATATTTTTTAAAAGAAAAACTTAGAAAAATACAAATAGCAGGATTTTTTATTAGTTTTTTTGGTGTTATTCTTATAATAAAACCTACTATGGACTTTAATATTCTTCCAAGTCTTTCAGCACTTGCTTCAGCTGTATTTGCTGGAATAGCTTATACAATTGTAAGAGTACTTGGGAATAGAAAAGAAAATCCTAATACTATAGTATTTGTATTTTCACTTATTTCTGTTTTAGGGATTTTTCCATTTATGATGATGGATTATGTACAGCCTTCTTTTAAAGAACTTATGATTTTATTGAGCATAGGAGTTTTTGCTACTTTTGGACAATTTGGACTTACTTATGCTTATAAATATTCAAAGGCATCAGAAGTATCAATTTATACATATTCAAGTATAATTTTTACTGTTATTTTAGGATTCTTTTTCTTTGGAGAAATACCAGATGTGCTTACAGTAATAGGTGGTATAATTGTAACAGCAGTTGCTGTGAAATTATATTTTGTTTTTAAAGAAAAAGAATAATTAAAAAATGTTCGCCTGTAGAGAACAAAAAGCTAAAAATTGTGTAATATTCTTTACAAATGAAGGGTAATATACTATAATTATTGAAAAGAAAGTATTAAAAATTTGGTTGTACAAAGGAAATAAAATGAAACTTAAAAAGAAGAAAAGAACCCTTATAGGGTGGGTTTATATAATAGTAGTCGCAGCAGCAGTGATTTTCCTTATGAAAGGTTTACTGCTTTTTGGTATGAAAAAATTAAATGTTTTAATTCTTCCTGTACAGAGCAAAATTTATATGACAACACAAGGTATCAGAGAAAATTTTAATACTATTTTAAAATATAAAGATTTCTTTTATGAAAATAGAGAATTAAAATCTAAAATAACTTCTCAGGAATATAAAGATGAGCTTATAGCTGATCTTACAGATGAAAATATAAGACTTAGAAAACTTTTGGACCTGAAAGGGCAGATGGAATATAAAACAAAAGTTGTAAAAGTAAGTTTTCAGCATGTTCAGGATACTTATGAAGATTTTATAATAAAAGCTGGATCTGTAGATGGAATGGAGATTAATATGCCTGTACTTTCAGGAAGACAGCTTATAGGAAAGATAACAGATGTCTATGAAAATTATTCTGTTGTAAAAATGATAACAGGTGAAAATAGTTATGTGAGTGTTTTATGTAAAG comes from the Fusobacterium perfoetens genome and includes:
- a CDS encoding ABC transporter substrate-binding protein, which encodes MTFKKIKYAVLMLLMLIIVGCGGTKEKAEKKLDTVDVVLDWYPNAIHCFLYNAIEKGYFEEEGIKVNIHFPSNASDPMALPAAKKADIGIYYLHHLVMARANENIPITSIGAITQKPLNVIIALKENNIKRAKDLERKTIGYSGGPLSEESLKAMVEYDGGDASKVKVIDVGFELLTSMITKQVDATIGGLVNHEVPVMEEKGLPVDYFYCTEYGMPNYYEELFVANDDLIKERKDVYVRFLKAANKGFNDMMNNPEESLDILLAKQEADQFPLSRNVETQSINILLPIMKEEGVPFLHQDAEVWQENINWLYDHKIIDKKVDANEMFINLYEEK
- a CDS encoding metallophosphoesterase family protein, whose translation is MKILHTSDWHLGKKLDGYERIDEQRKFLSDLLNIIENNNIDLLITAGDIYDSPNPPIEAERLYYDFIKKLGNLNKCTAIFIAGNHDSGKRLTVTRNIERDYGVIILESPSEILDQGQYGTAIISNSYEGSFEIETNGKKAFISFLPYISEIEAETIVKNFSENNNEEIDITSMTYSEKIKYIYKFKEKNWNKKIPYIALGHIFVSNNEVDESENGLEFGGAYTVKLSDLPNSDYTALGHIHKPMKFLKYNAFYSGSPIEYRVSENRYSKKIIIADVERENLKFNEIDITNYKPINRYICKSIEEAIELSQQKSKSNEWIYLEIESDKTLVAGEVKKIKENKNVVDIYLKLKGSSYESEEILDDSMEKNIEEAFIKYYKFSKNNAEIEPSKEILNLFEKLITEEENTKGEEV
- a CDS encoding DMT family transporter, whose amino-acid sequence is MLDNKTKGIIFMLISSLGFSFMAVSIKYVGDIPLFEKIFFRNLVSLFVALWGLRKVGNFSVLLGQKGNRGYLIGRAVAGLLGVVANFYAIAYLPLANANILNKLSPFVVLFLSAYFLKEKLRKIQIAGFFISFFGVILIIKPTMDFNILPSLSALASAVFAGIAYTIVRVLGNRKENPNTIVFVFSLISVLGIFPFMMMDYVQPSFKELMILLSIGVFATFGQFGLTYAYKYSKASEVSIYTYSSIIFTVILGFFFFGEIPDVLTVIGGIIVTAVAVKLYFVFKEKE
- a CDS encoding AAA family ATPase, whose translation is MKPLFLSIEGLQSFQEKQEIDFEKIGRDGLFGIFGPTGSGKSTIIDGMTLALYGNIIRFKTNKDNENRDFFDAEAINKNSDQAKVNFKFKVGENIYRVERNYKIGKKSGKVTKTAILFKIDNNQEIKLAENYKDIYREVKENILGLTLEDFTRSVVLPQGNFSQFLKLSGNEKRDMLERIFNLEKYGEMLSKKANAHKYELEAKLKNLNIELTAIGFNQDELKNKTIELENLKKENIKLKQEEKTIKASLQDMEETKRLEIKLSELNIQKNKLDNQAEYIKNLEIKKNMAEKFIPVIEKIHKKNDYEENLKILNDEISEDNNKFEQGKMMLEKEKILYSNLEKEESILEKEKEENHISQEEILKVSDEYRNSLRRKELNEKINTLNSELEILNKDKKNISDKTEELKIIIKKLESEKESIKEISQDEIINIEKSLIEKENILKNLELRKKEWEKITSDIKLLNNSIAEKKEKLYELENAEKTYTADRKNYFIHELEKELHEGDKCPVCNGIYHRHNSFTENISFNEEEFENIQKNIRTLKSSLEISEEKIKNYNTDLKNISAEISSINQIKNEINILKDKKENLNKLNQKNKSQVSYFEKELKEKSSILSKYEVSYGKNESEVSIKNLSLNELKKSLESISISPFSLEELQKNLEALKIASEKSSAADKKLNEIRKRKKEIYDEKITVWTEKIKIFETKLIQKKETYKNIASEHLKLSEEINNVLLENKISDLQYINIIENSINKIEEMKDEIEKYKNNSISILNMILDYKEQLGNRSFSKEKFENLSECGKIVDVSLELNIKAIGEVTKSIEIFNANKKRAEEILKEKENTEKKLDPAKEMVELLKGRKFLDFLSAGKLQSITRIASDTLQKITNGRYRINVDEKSDFSIIDNFNSAIRKPQSLSGGETFMVSLCLALALANQIQLRGKSKLEFFFLDEGFGTLDSELLEIVFSVLENLRAEGMTVGIITHVEEIKNRVTRKLMVTPAKVGISGTIVKEI
- a CDS encoding ABC transporter substrate-binding protein; its protein translation is MERLMRLKVLFVSLLAFVFLVGCTSEKEPVKEEKPLETVDVVLDWYPNALYSFIYVAMEKGYFEEEGIKVNIHFPANASDPLALTAAKKADIGFYFLHHLVMARANENIPVKAIGVVVKKPLTVVMSLKENNITRPKDLEGKLVGYSGGPLTEGTLDTMVLKDGGDPSKVEVLDIGFELLTGMITKKVDATIGGLINHEVPVMLEKGFEINYFYPSEYGVPDYYENLLVANDELIEERKDVYTKFLKACARGAEDMKNNPEESLDILLSKQAAEQFPLSRSVEKQSTDILLSFMFNGDTPFLYQEKEVWEKNIDWLYDQKIIKRKIDAEEMFVNLLPLNE
- a CDS encoding ABC transporter permease, whose amino-acid sequence is MKRPSPALMSTIIFFLIWEIGARYLGMLFILPWPTAILKKIWDLRVPLFKYHLPATLEIAVISILLSLILGAFLAIIMDRSQYIEECIYPIIVTTQTIPITALAPIFILWFGYTIWSKILVSVIIAFFPVTITLHDGLKATKQDYIELFKSMNASDWDIFMKLKVPSSIPYFFSSLKIAIPLVLIGAAIGEWLGANAGLGYFSKRMMTQLDGAGVFAPIVLISVIAIIFVQLITIIEKKILVWRKD
- the tenA gene encoding thiaminase II; this encodes MFTDELYESVKDLWTSFYSHPFVDGIGSGKLDKEKFKFYMIQDYLYLLDYAKVYSLGVVKSTDEETMAKFSSLADGILNTEMSIHRNYMKKLGITNEEIENTKMSLHNASYTHYMLAVSYAGGVPEIAVSLLSCLWSYEFIGKHLYNKYGIQDNFYADWIKGYISEEYHEMNEWLLELVNKYSENLSKREKEKLTEIFVNTSRYEGLFWDMAYKGEM
- a CDS encoding ABC transporter ATP-binding protein is translated as MKVLELEDISFSYDGGIPLLKDISFSLEKNEFLSIVGSSGCGKSTIIKLIAGIEKADKGIIKGLSTGYMPQRDLLLPWRTVLENIMLPVELNKKNREEGKKKAVTYLKKLHLDEYQDKLPQELSGGMRQRVSFLRTLLTEADILLLDEPFSALDAITKEYLQKWLLDTLKEFDKSIIFITHDINEALFLSDRILVCKDKPLDSFAEFVVPKDKENNVEKIAEMKKEILHIIRGDN
- the mreC gene encoding rod shape-determining protein MreC, with the translated sequence MKLKKKKRTLIGWVYIIVVAAAVIFLMKGLLLFGMKKLNVLILPVQSKIYMTTQGIRENFNTILKYKDFFYENRELKSKITSQEYKDELIADLTDENIRLRKLLDLKGQMEYKTKVVKVSFQHVQDTYEDFIIKAGSVDGMEINMPVLSGRQLIGKITDVYENYSVVKMITGENSYVSVLCKDVIGIVSGEREKDLYFRPTSSLEEEIKIGEELYTSGISDVYPKGLYVGKVSEIVSADNKLEKIYRVKIDTNIYDFQEAIVLMGDV